In the Podospora pseudocomata strain CBS 415.72m chromosome 5, whole genome shotgun sequence genome, one interval contains:
- a CDS encoding hypothetical protein (COG:G; EggNog:ENOG503NV3E; CAZy:GH13) — MPPAEPLHEKNRNAPNFSPRKSLQFKAETGWVNIRLTRVGAAGVPYWFPILASNAQCPTSSWTVLADTGASEPAFHCPSYKYRRFPILGYSQLLLDSKTPTMRASLLSLAGVASLAFSGLGLAADAEEWKTRSVYQVMIDRYARTDGSIDHECEAHEFCGGTWRGLINKLDYIQDMGFTAVQISPINKNMEEHTAAGDPYHGYWTTDLYALNDKFGTEKDFKDLVAELKKRDIYLMADVVVNHMAQKFDNNPPPKVDYSKFNPFNDEKYFHPYCNVTEEGWLNATEYQDCWLYPYGVALADLDTRNEFVIKEMNSWIKGLVSNYSIDGLRIDAAKHVNDEFLPGFVKASGVFAWGEVLTGETEDFCRYQTLDLLPGMPNYLDYYKLIEGFNGGSFEKLAQIKKQAINNCNDTFALGTFVENHDMPRFANKNSDMAIAKNAMTYVILNDGVPTVYQGQEQHFNGFETPHNREPLWQSGYDKESPLYKLTATLNKVRNHIIKLDKDYVNTASEILEANNNYFCTKKGSYGSQIVYCITNNSSKGGKHTLTVGGFQADQKVVEVLTCQSNQAGMSGTIDMKMNNGVPKVYVPADALKDSGICEQTTVEEFQDDTSGAGVTGAATGFLAAAVAGWALMFLA; from the exons ATGCCGCCGGCAGAACCGTTACATGAGAAAAACAGAAACGCCCCTAATTTCAGTCCAAGAAAAAGCCTGCAGTTCAAAGCGGAGACCGGATGGGTCAACATTCGACTGACACGAGTCGGCGCGGCAGGGGTCCCCTACTGGTTCCCCATTCTCGCAAGCAATGCACAGtgtccaacctcttcttggACTGTCTTGGCTG ACACCGGTGCATCCGAACCAGCTTTTCACTGCCCGTCTTACAAGTATCGTCGCTTTCCTATTTTGGGATATTCTCAGCTTCTGCTTGACAGCAAGACACCCACCATGCGAGCTTCACTTTTGAGCCTGGCTGGCGTTGCCAGTCTGGCCTTCTctggcctcggccttgcTGCCGACGCTGAGGAATGGAAGACACGATCCGTCTACCAGGTCATGATTGACCGTTATGCCCGCACCGATGGCTCCATCGACCACGAGTGTGAGGCCCACGAGTTCTGCGGTGGCACCTGGAGAGGCTTGATCAACAAGCTCGACTACATCCAAGACATGGGCTTCACGGCCGTCCAGATCAGCCCCATCAACAAGAACATGGAGGAGCACACAGCCGCCGGTGACCCCTACCACGGCTACTGGACCACCGATCTGTATGCCCTCAACGACAAGTTTGGCACCGAGAAGGACTTCAAGGATCTGGTggccgagctcaagaagcGCGACATCTACCTCATGGCCGATGTTGTCGTCAACCACATGGCCCAAAAGttcgacaacaacccccctcccaaggtCGATTACTCCAAGTTCAACCCCTTCAACGACGAGAAGTACTTCCATCCCTACTGCAACGTCACCGAGGAAGGCTGGTTGAACGCCACCGAATACCAAGACTGCTGGCTCTACCCCTATGGCGTTGCCCTTGCCGATCTCGACACCCGCAACGAATTCGTGATCAAGGAGATGAACAGCTGGATCAAGGGTCTTGTCAGCAACTATTCCATTGACGGTCTCCGCATCGACGCCGCCAAGCACGTCAACGACGAGTTCTTGCCCGGCTTTGTCAAGGCTTCGGGTGTGTTTGCCTGGGGCGAGGTTTTGACGGGCGAGACCGAGGACTTCTGCCGCTACCAGACTCTGGACCTCCTGCCCGGCATGCCCAACTATCTCGACTACTACAAGCTCATCGAGGGCTTCAACGGCGGCTCTTTCGAGAAGCTCGCCcagatcaagaagcaggcCATCAACAACTGCAACGACACCTTTGCCCTGGGCACCTTTGTCGAGAACCATGACATGCCCCGTTTCGCCAACAAGAACAGCGACATGGCCATTGCCAAGAACGCCATGACCTACGTTATCCTCAACGACGGCGTTCCCACCGTGTACCAGGGCCAGGAGCAGCACTTTAACGGCTTCGAGACTCCTCACAACCGTGAGCCTCTCTGGCAGTCCGGCTATGACAAAGAGTCGCCCCTGTACAAGCTCACCGCCACGCTCAACAAGGTGCgcaaccacatcatcaagctcgacaaggacTATGTCAACACCGCCTCCGAGATCCTTgaggccaacaacaactactTTTGCACCAAGAAGGGCTCCTACGGCAGTCAGATCGTGTActgcatcaccaacaacagctccaAGGGCGGCAAACATACGCTCACCGTTGGCGGCTTCCAGGCCGATCAGAAGGTCGTTGAGGTCCTCACCTGCCAGTCCAACCAGGCTGGCATGTCGGGCACTATCGACATGAAGATGAACAACGGCGTTCCCAAGGTCTATGTCCCCGCCGATGCGCTCAAGGACTCGGGCATCTGTGAGCAGACGACCGTTGAAGAGTTCCAGGACGACACCAGCGGCGCCGGTGTGACCGGTGCCGCCACTGGTTTTTTGGCTGCTGCAGTGGCTGGGTGGGCCCTCATGTTCCTTGCCTAA